Proteins encoded within one genomic window of Tabrizicola piscis:
- a CDS encoding aspartate aminotransferase family protein: MPDATIAGIQPDRLAAFAAREAAVYARSRPKAAKAMAAGAGHFLNKVPMHWMADWPMPHLPLVASAKGATLTDIDGVTLDDFCLGDTGSMFGHSPAPVAKAIRAQARHGLTYMLPTETALQAGRLLTDRFGAFQWQIATTATDANRFALRVARAVTGRPKVLVFNGCYHGTVDDTFVSLEDGRTVTSPGLLGQVADLTQTAVCCEFNDLAGVEAALAKGDVAAILTEPVMTNSCMVLPEAGFHDGLRQLSLKYGTLLIMDETHTISSGLGGYTGVHSLRPDIFVVGKCVAGGMPTAVWGLTDETAKRYEEVNANRPSGRSGMGTTLSANPMQFACLVATLDKVMTPANYAHMEKLAARLSHGLAKAIDRHKAPWHVVRVGARVEFICAPGPLHNGAEAAAAHQPQVEAALHTGLLNRGTLIAPFHNMMLVSPATRKRQIDHLIASFDAILSDLFEEA, translated from the coding sequence ATGCCTGACGCCACCATCGCCGGTATCCAGCCAGATCGCCTCGCCGCCTTCGCCGCGCGTGAGGCTGCCGTCTACGCCCGGTCGCGCCCGAAAGCGGCCAAGGCCATGGCCGCTGGCGCGGGCCATTTCCTGAACAAGGTGCCAATGCACTGGATGGCCGACTGGCCGATGCCCCATCTGCCCCTCGTTGCCAGCGCCAAGGGGGCAACCCTTACCGACATCGACGGCGTCACGCTGGATGACTTCTGCCTTGGCGATACCGGCAGCATGTTCGGCCACTCTCCCGCCCCGGTGGCAAAGGCCATCCGCGCACAGGCACGCCACGGGCTGACCTACATGCTGCCGACCGAAACCGCGTTGCAGGCCGGTCGCCTGCTGACCGACCGCTTCGGCGCCTTCCAGTGGCAGATCGCCACCACCGCGACCGACGCCAACCGCTTTGCCCTCCGCGTCGCCCGCGCTGTGACCGGGCGGCCTAAGGTGCTGGTGTTCAACGGCTGCTACCACGGGACGGTGGACGATACCTTCGTCAGCCTCGAAGACGGCCGCACCGTCACCTCCCCCGGCCTTTTGGGCCAGGTGGCGGACCTCACGCAGACCGCCGTCTGCTGCGAGTTCAACGATCTGGCCGGGGTTGAGGCCGCACTTGCCAAGGGCGATGTCGCCGCGATCCTGACCGAACCGGTGATGACAAATTCCTGCATGGTCCTGCCGGAAGCCGGGTTCCATGACGGCCTCCGCCAGCTCAGCCTCAAATACGGCACGCTTCTCATCATGGATGAGACGCATACGATATCCTCGGGCCTTGGTGGCTATACCGGCGTCCATTCCCTGCGGCCCGATATCTTTGTCGTCGGCAAATGCGTCGCGGGCGGCATGCCCACCGCTGTCTGGGGCCTCACCGACGAGACCGCAAAGCGGTACGAGGAGGTGAACGCCAACCGCCCCTCGGGCCGGTCCGGCATGGGCACCACCCTCTCCGCCAACCCGATGCAGTTCGCCTGCCTTGTCGCCACACTGGACAAGGTGATGACCCCCGCCAACTATGCCCATATGGAAAAGCTGGCCGCCCGCCTGTCGCATGGCCTGGCCAAGGCCATCGACCGTCACAAGGCCCCGTGGCACGTCGTCCGCGTCGGCGCCCGGGTGGAGTTCATCTGCGCCCCCGGCCCGCTCCACAACGGCGCCGAGGCAGCCGCTGCTCACCAGCCACAGGTCGAGGCCGCACTTCACACCGGCCTGCTGAATCGCGGCACCCTGATCGCGCCGTTTCACAACATGATGCTGGTCAGCCCCGCCACGCGAAAACGCCAGATCGACCACCTGATCGCCAGCTTTGACGCCATCCTTTCCGACCTGTTCGAAGAAGCCTGA
- a CDS encoding alpha-hydroxy acid oxidase, which translates to MPVITCIEDLKRVHQKRTPKMFWDYCESGSYTEQTFRENTSDFAKLRFRQRVARDLTGRVLSSTMAGQKVTMPVALAPVGSTGMQHPDGEIHAARAAAKFGVPFTLSTMSICSIEDVAAHSPDPFWFQLYVMKDEDFVDAIIERARKANCSALVLTLDLQILGQRHKDLKNGLTSPPKPTIPNLINIATKPRWALNMLRTPRRQFRNIVGHVKGVQKLSDLTAWANEQFDPQLDWGKVARIRDQWKGKFILKGVLDADDARMAADTGADAVIVSNHGGRQLDGALSSIRMLPSIVSAIGDRTEVWLDSGIRSGQDVLKALAMGAKGTMIGRAYIHGLGAMGEAGVTKALEVIHKEMDITMALCGERDIGAVGRHNLLVPEDFEGRWA; encoded by the coding sequence ATGCCCGTCATCACCTGCATCGAAGACCTGAAGCGCGTGCACCAGAAGCGCACGCCAAAGATGTTCTGGGACTATTGCGAAAGCGGCAGCTACACCGAACAGACCTTCCGCGAAAACACCTCGGATTTTGCCAAGCTGCGCTTTCGCCAGCGCGTGGCGCGCGACCTGACCGGACGGGTCCTGTCCAGCACGATGGCCGGGCAGAAGGTCACGATGCCCGTAGCCCTCGCCCCCGTCGGCAGCACAGGGATGCAGCACCCGGACGGCGAGATTCATGCCGCCCGCGCAGCGGCGAAATTCGGCGTGCCCTTCACCCTGTCCACCATGTCGATCTGCTCGATCGAGGATGTGGCAGCCCACAGTCCCGACCCGTTCTGGTTCCAGCTTTACGTCATGAAGGACGAAGATTTCGTCGACGCGATCATCGAACGGGCGCGCAAGGCCAACTGCTCGGCCCTTGTCCTGACGCTGGATCTGCAGATCCTTGGCCAACGGCACAAGGACCTCAAGAACGGCCTGACCTCGCCCCCGAAACCGACGATCCCGAACCTGATCAACATCGCCACCAAACCCCGCTGGGCGCTGAACATGCTGCGCACCCCGCGCCGGCAGTTCCGCAACATCGTTGGCCATGTGAAGGGCGTGCAGAAACTGTCGGACCTGACGGCATGGGCCAACGAACAGTTCGACCCGCAGCTGGACTGGGGCAAGGTCGCCCGCATCCGCGACCAGTGGAAAGGCAAGTTCATCCTGAAAGGCGTGCTGGATGCCGACGACGCCCGCATGGCCGCCGATACCGGGGCCGACGCGGTGATCGTGTCAAACCACGGCGGGCGGCAACTGGATGGCGCGCTCAGCTCTATCCGCATGTTGCCGTCCATTGTCAGCGCGATCGGCGACCGGACCGAAGTCTGGCTGGATTCAGGGATCCGTTCCGGTCAGGACGTGCTGAAGGCTCTCGCTATGGGCGCGAAAGGCACGATGATCGGCCGCGCCTACATCCACGGCCTTGGCGCGATGGGCGAGGCAGGGGTGACCAAGGCGCTGGAGGTGATCCACAAGGAAATGGACATCACCATGGCGCTCTGCGGTGAACGTGACATCGGCGCGGTCGGCCGCCACAACCTTCTGGTGCCCGAGGATTTCGAAGGCCGCTGGGCCTGA